A single region of the Epinephelus fuscoguttatus linkage group LG14, E.fuscoguttatus.final_Chr_v1 genome encodes:
- the LOC125900410 gene encoding alcohol dehydrogenase 1-like — MEEVEVAPPQDNEICIKVEPGSTCAVFGLGAVGLAAVMGCKAAGAKRIIAVDINPEKSEKAKVFGATDFVNPKDHNKPISQVLSEMTDGGVDYSLECVGNVEVMRSALESCVKGGGVSVIVGWTDMQDVAARPIQLIAGRAWTGSAFGGETNMTTTTNESPITEWLWA, encoded by the exons GTGGAACCGGGCTCAACATGTGCTGTGTTCGGCCTGGGAGCTGTGGGTTTGGCTGCAGTCATGGGCTGCAAGGCTGCAGGAGCCAAGAGGATCATCGCTGTTGACATCAATCCAGAGAAGTCTGAGAAGGCCAAGGTGTTTGGTGCAACTGACTTTGTGAACCCCAAGGATCACAATAAACCCATCAGCCAAGTGCTATCTGAGATGACTGATGGAGGAGTGGACTACTCCCTGGAATGTGTTGGGAATGTGGAAGTCATG CGCAGTGCCTTAGAGTCATGTGTGAAAGGTGGGGGTGTCAGCGTGATTGTTGGCTGGACAGACATGCAAGATGTTGCTGCAAGACCCATTCAGCTCATTGCTGGACGCGCATGGACGGGCTCTGCATTTGGAGGTGAGACAAATATGACCACCACCACTAATGAATCTCCAATAACCGAATGGCTTTGGGCTTAG